agatgaaagattttcgataagaaatagattataggatatagattagtaccctgcaatacataatttacatatgcatatataatactaaaatcccataagttacggaggaatttacggaagctgtcaggcaaagtgtaCAGTaatcagatacactaagatatgaataatcagatacgttaagatatgaatttttgtctatacactattcatgcagtcaatgcagtaaaacgtgtctagactttaaggatgataagcaaataatttttgacactaaatgataagcaaaacttttgacatgaagacacggtcgaagtccagactcactaatgcatcctaacgacttatcagttagacacactaatgcagacctagttcgctaagaccaccgctctgataccaactgaagcgacccgtcctaatccatctggacgaatacattacatttggttacatcgcgaggtacttgacctctatatgatacattttacaaacattgcattcgattttaaaagacattctttctttacaacgaaagttgacggcatgtataccatttcataatatatccaactataattgacttattaataatcttgatgaactcgatgactcgaatgcaacgtcttttgaaatatgccatgaatgactccaagtaatatttctaaaatgagcaaatgcacagcggaagatttctttcgtacctgagaataaacatgctttaaagtgtcaaccaaaaggttggtgagtttattagtttatcataaacattcatttccatcattttaatagatcacaagattttcatttcacataaatatacgtcccatgcatagagacaaaaataatcattcatatggattaaacacctggtaaccgacattaacaagatgcatataagaatatcccctatcattctgggaaatccatcggacatgataaaaacgaattcaaagtactaaagcatccggtactttggatggggtttgttaggcccaatagatctatctttaggattcacgtcaattagtagatcggtttactaattcttaggttaccaagcaaaaaggggcatattcggcttcgatcattcaaccatataatgtagtttcgattacttgtgtctatttcgtaaaacatttataaaagcagcgcatgtattctcagtcccaaaaatatatattgcaaaagcatttaaaaagggagcaaatgaaactcacaatactgtattttgtagtaaaaatacatatgacgacattgaacaatgcagggttggccttggattcacgaacctatatcatttggatatttattaatacacatacacgcaatcgaataaatttatatatatatatatataatttactaattatatcatttttatattaataatatatatacgtctcatatattcattttgtatataaaactagaaatttttttgttatgttatatgttttaaatatatttttataagtatatatatcatttgtttgtaaaacaaaaaaaaatagtattgatagtaatactgaaattatattaatattaatataaatgataataattataatacataatattactaaataaggtattattgtttctaattatattaatgataataataatgatatttataataataactataaagataTAAATTTTTTGGTTAATGATACTTAGAATAAtgatttttagtaattatatattAGTAGTACTTGTTatcatataaataatcatacttataatgataataataataaacatattcatgaaaataatattaaagttttgaatttaatagtaatatgataattaatacttatgaaaatgttaataataactgatataacacttatatttatgataataataataataacaattataatactttgtaaaaataacaataactaataatagtaataataacaacaacaacaacaataataataataataatcatcatcattttcattttcatataaTACCAATAATACTAGTTACAATAACAGTAACTAAGAtcatgaaaataataatgttaataattatagttttagtaatattaataataataacaataataataataataataataataataataataataataataataataataataataataataataataataataataataataataataataataatgaaaatgatattataaataataataaaaattaaactaACTTCAATAGGAAAAGGCTTAAAAAAATAATGCTCCAAGAGGGAATCGAACCGGTGACCTCTCGATCACCATCATCACTCACTGACCAATACACCATAACTGTTTTTCTGGTATACCTCTACCCGAAATATATATAACCTATATTATGTATTCCTATATTTATCATCTCCTTCATCATAAACAACTCGACCCAAAATAATCAAACCCTTTCAAGAAAAGATTTTTGGATTGAGTatgtaaaacagaaaaaaaaaattaatcgtgATTAATTGAAttgaaagataaaaaaaaatttaaaagagtgCAGCCTGTTCGTcgcagttttaaaaaaaataatgtttttgttaacacctatttccttatgaggtaaggcttagtatgtcaacaagagaccagaagtgatctagcttttaagAGGGcgaagtgttgccgattgatttttaccctcgggaaataatccctgcagacccggtacacaagtgtaagaacttgtggagtggcttaatcaatctgtcgtccgcagaGTGTATAAGTGCTAGTCGGATGacatctagtgagagaaagtagagagagaaagagagaggtgaagtctcagctctcaaagttgtcagaatgtctgagctgtgtaaaatgatgacccaaggggtctatttatagtgttagatccaccagattgctcggggacacgtgtcagatgatgatacgttctgttattcgtgatccgaaatttatgctgaaagtgccgttctccggcgagggcttacacgctaggcggccttcagggcttacgcatgacggagcagcctgtacagcggagaatgctggacggataattccacaaaactgttgtttccagccttcctgatgctatttttatgcaaccattatgccttttatgtgtgtatacgataggatacaccattaagtccccccagtttaaggacttaagcatttgaaaaatgattaagttgttaaacttttgataacgcatgccaaccaaAATCTTCACATTTCACCTTTTCCTTTCGCATTGGGAATCACAccacaggcattaaatgataggcgaattttactgacaACATGATGATTGCTAAAATATCGCATGCGCCTCTTAGCTGTAAAAGGACTCTTCGATGTACtcacctttttatcttgtccttacacgtgtgtggctgaaaacaaaacccccaattcaccactaactacagctgttatatcttcttacttttaaccatcataaaccctaaccgataattcacttttacaacttccttctacattattcatcttcttccattaataccttctttattttctatttcattagaacattaatggcagccataaaggatgttgccgctattcctagcagagtaaatgagagatatttaagcgagctactgcaaaatttccctagattagctggtgttgaaccaatgattcctgcaattaatgccagagcctgTTCACCGCCCCCTGGCAAAGTTGCCATTTATGGCCATTCAATCTTCAGATTTTGCTTACGTTTACCATTTACAcccttcttcttagaagtttgcagaTTTTTCGGTGTTtctgttggtcaattcgaaccagcatcaattcgaaagatcttgatttttgaaatgtattgtcacgcaaggaaAATTGAGCCATCAATTCGAATATTTTGTCATCTGGTAGGCTtagcacgccatgaaaatggttgatttacattcaataaagttcatgggtttctgaaacctgcagttgatcatcctggcgataactggtatgctttatttattttcataaatgaagatgtaattgataaacaatactcagctactcgagtatgGTGCAAATATTCGCATAACATTtctgttacctttccaaaactcgtcaccaaagaaaaccttttgtttaagaagattaatgatattaaatatggggaacacatgctttcgctgacatccATGAGCCAAGATTGAGATATCTCTTAAGGTTATGCTTGTATTCTTGCTGGGAAAAAGAGTAAGTATTTACTTTTGCTATATATGCTTAAATAAAATGCTCTTCTGTATCTATCCATTTAATCACTGTGACGCTTTAAttttttgcagaaattactccgcttaccgctaTGCGATCATCATGTTATTCACAGCTTACTTTTAGCACtgagaaaattattgatgatacccccaaaacagatgaagtgagggaggaggaagatgaagaagaagaagaagaagaagaagaagaagaagaagaagaagaagaagaagaagaagaagaagaagaagaagaagaagaagaagaagaagaagaagaagaaggagaagaagaagaatacataggtatgaatcggattgcctctagagaacgtcgtacctcaggtaatgaaaatgacaacactgaattatgcaaaattccataccaaaacctgtacttgttttcttacatacccagtactggtggattttataatccaaacccttccttatattttatgccacctttgaaatgttgtgaagcatattggaactcttttataagtaacaattttcctttatctccaacagctagtgcatcacaTCAAGACACTATCTTAGCAACTCTTCCGCCTTCtgccaagaggagaagaactggtcaaattccttcGTCATCTGCTCAACAgggagctggccctagttcttctcaacaacaaattacgcttcccaatcttgacacaaacatgctctcttctcttttaaaaggaccaccacattCGTATGAAGATTTCATGACTTTTCTGAATGCCATGGTGTGCCCTTCACTAGCGCAATTTTTTAGCAActtatctgatgcagatgccaagaaagttaaggcacaaagcattattctgaacattgcttctggtttgaatgaacttcaacgcctatctgatttgcagaacagtgaagtcactacaaataaggagctatctgctgaaaaggagaaagtaaccaaggctgaacgaatagccacagagatgaagagggaatacgagacaatgaagaggcattatgaaaattgcaacagtcagagggcggaatataaggagcaagttaaagtactatctttcagagaaacacggcatctgagcaaaattgatgaactagtgaaggagaaagaaaaattagttgaggaaaataacatattgaaggaacagcttaaagccaaagaggagaacgaaaAACGAATGATAACTGGCATTTCTGCACTTGTAGAGCGTGTCTTTAACTGTCAGGCACTATCTCACAGAATCCGTGAGTTTGTCCGCCTTGCAAAATCTGCTGAACGGttaaattttttcaactttatgaagaaaaaactaccagaacttccaaatcctctTCCTGAGGTAATCACATAAAAAATTAATGAAAATGCTATTTTAGAAGCTGATGAAGCCGGTGCCTCAATAGAAAATATaaagttttctgatcttgaaaatctgtgtaaaaggccggatgtaacaatagatgatgtattgaattacaCTCCACAGAATGAATAAAACATTATGTTTTTATACATCTGCTTTTACATAACGCTTAATATTGCATTTAGTTATGTATATTAGAAAGATATGATGTAACTTAGTAAGATTATTGTAA
This window of the Rutidosis leptorrhynchoides isolate AG116_Rl617_1_P2 chromosome 7, CSIRO_AGI_Rlap_v1, whole genome shotgun sequence genome carries:
- the LOC139859430 gene encoding uncharacterized protein, encoding MFVAGLDVSRAMSEAVLSPASASHQDTILATLPPSAKRRRTGQIPSSSAQQGAGPSSSQQQITLPNLDTNMLSSLLKGPPHSYEDFMTFLNAMNSEVTTNKELSAEKEKVTKAERIATEMKREYETMKRHYENCNSQRAEYKEQVKVLSFRETRHLSKIDELVKEKEKLVEENNILKEQLKAKEENEKRMITGISALVERVFNCQALSHRIREFVRLAKSAERLNFFNFMKKKLPELPNPLPEVIT